The genomic DNA GTCTGCTGTACCTCAGCCCTCCTGAGATAAGTGACAGATCAACATTTGGTAAGTTCCCCagacaaaagacacaaaacagccGGCTATGAGATGGAATTATAAACTCACTGAAAACCAAGCAATCAAAAAATAGGACAGAACAGGGAATCACGCCCACATTTACACTAGAGGGataatattaaatgaaaaagATGAAGAATTCTGCAGAAATGACATGCGTGATGCTCAGAATTTGTTGGCTTGATGTGTCGTCCTCGTgccccacaaacatgtttttggttTCTGGCCACACTTTGGTAATTTGACACTAAAATGATTCCTGCGAAATTTCAACCCTTTAGAAACAGTAAATGATTTTGGTGAGGAAATGATGATCACAGGAGAAGAATTAAAATAGCATGATCCAAATATAGGATAATCTTTTGGGAACCTATTAGTCAGTGCATGATGCCAGcattcagattaaaaaaaggaaaaagtaatTATTCTGATTATAATACCGATGAGATATTCGTGATTGCAGAGTGGACCAAATATAGCAGGTGAAATTACATTTAAAGGACTTAAATGGGTGTTGATGCTGATGAAAGACATAAAACTGTCTGTGATGATAGATAAAACATGTTATTCACACCTGAAATGCAAAGCAGTGCAGATTAGAAGGTATTTGTAAAAACTAGCAGGCAAAACAACTGGTAAATACATTAACCTTGtatataaaatgtatagaagtccattactgtatatagtaactgttaagtctaatataccctagtaagctatagtactttttcctttgggaaccatctgtgcagttctgttgaagaaagatgttgaatctatttaattattcttgaaaaataatttatttctgtgcattttttttttcacattgcatcaaattaaagttgattacatcgattaagcatcatgaggtggagggtggttccctttttttttttttttttgctgggagtttgcaaacctattagttaggttgcttaatatttctgctaagtactctttaaaacacCAGAATAAGGACGATgtagtaggtttaagtttattagattgatcagtgttgctgaactatgaaatattttgggtgcagtgtattttttgcatacaggtataacagaatagctttagtgttttgttttgtttttttaaacttgagtatgaacttatacaaaagcaagatatttaaaaaaaaaaaacagttttattgattaaaatcaCACTATAtcagattcatatcggtatcggccgatatccaaatttatgatatcggtatcggacataaaaaagtggtatcgtgccatctctaattggAACTAATGAATTTTTCCAAAATGTAAACTCCAGATCATGAAAATCATCAAGTTCCTTGAAGTCTATAATGTTTGGTCAAAGCACAGATatccacataaaaataaaaaataaaatactgaaaatagtatattactatttattattatagtaCACAGTATGTATGCAAGTTattattgttcattttcagtcttattttatatgaaaactTTTAATTAAATGCAGATTGTCTGAAATGATGCTTAATGTTTATCAGTGGAAGAGTAAAATGTAACTTTAATTTGAAAGAACACATGCATGCTCCATTTGTCGTTCTTCTTATTAAAAGTCTTGCTATGTTTTCTTATTACTGTTTATATATTTGACACTAACAGCTTTCTCTTAAAAGcttcaaataaatgcaaaagtcccactaaaaaatgtaaacatgtgtCTATGTCGCCATCTGCTGGGCAAACAtgaaaaaatcattttgttcatttttaacaGCCTGCCACTTCCTGATGGGTTTTCGCGGGAGTTTCTCAGGGGGGCGGAGTCACGTGGTAACACGAGGCCCGCATTGGACAGTTGCACGTTTACCCGCCGACTATGTAAAGCGGTGCGTGCCGAATTGACCAATCGCGTGTCACGCTGAGCTCGCGGGCGGCACGTAGTGGCGCGAAAACCCTTCAGTTGTGCGGCTTGACTGGAGCGGAGCACTCGGAGCGGAAGGCTGTGCGGCATTTTACCGACTTTTCAGTAACAATAACAAAGCGCGCATAATGGCAACCGACGTGGGAGATGACCGGGAGATGAGGGAGGCTCAGAGGGACTACCTGGACTTTCTGGACGACGACGTaagtctgttttttaaaattcgcTTAAAGTCTTTGTTTGGAGCTCAGATGACAAACCATGCGGTCACAACAAAAGAGCTGTAATTTTgtatattacagaaaaaaataatgctgCTGTCAGATTGCAGATATTAGGTATAAAAAGTGTGCTTTCAAAGTTGATGTTTTTCAGTCATGCTCGTAATTTTAGTCGCTAAGCGACGTCATCAAACGTGTGCCCGTTTCTTCTGTGCATACCTGCAGCAAGACCAGGGCATCTATCAGAGCAAAGTCCGGGACATGATCAGCGAGAATAAGGCTCGGCTCATCGTCAACATCAACGACCTGAGGAGACGCAACGAGGCCCGAGCTGCAAAGTAAGACAGGAAAACTGGCTGATGCCGCACACGAAGCTGTGCTGGGCCGCACACGCAGGACTGCTTGACCCCCCCATGCTTACCTTATTGCTTAAGATACTTACACAAACCTACTGATCCGATACAGAGAGCAGTGTTACTGAGTTATTACCACGAAAAGGTtttgaaatgtccaaaatgaCGTCATAGTTGATGGCAATTGGCCTCCCTACAACATTGTGAGGTCCCTACAAAGTGTTATGTTGAATGGTTCCATTAATCtttactgttttttaaaaaataaatatttagacGGAAGCGCATGCTCAGTTTTTCTCTTCCTGCTTAGGCTTACTTAGAAACTCGACAGGTTTCAAACTCacacagactgtatgtaaaGATGGCTGTAGCCATCACCCAGGCTCAGACTGAGCTTCACTTATCTTGTTTTGAAACTTGTTATAAGGAGCGAAGGCTGAATCTGGCTGGAAAAACTGAGGGATGCTCAGAGACTGGTGACCTCTTAGACACACATCCAGGTTAATTCAGCCTTTGATGGGACCATGATTTACAAAATGATCATGATTTTGTGCTCAGTATAACTTGAAACAAGCAGCAGGGAAGTGTATACTGAAGTCAAAGTGCTGTTTGCCATACAGTTCAATACTAAGAAACTTTATTTCTGAGACCTGAAGGATCAACGCCCCCTACTGGCCAGCAGAAAGAATACAGGTTTAACGCAGCTTTACTTTGTCCAAAACCAGACTTGATTCATACACATTCTTCTTCCTGTTGTCGAACCTTTGAGCTCGACTCCTGTTTCCATACtgagtaagtaaaaaaaaaaatctgtgtgaaGCTGCACTTTGGGTGGAAAACTCGACTTGTGTTTCTCAGGATGTCATAGCCCTTGAAAACACGCGAAAAGCCTTGATAATAAAATCCATGGTTTGACTTTGCAGACTGATGAACAATGCCTTTGAAGAGCTGCTGGCCTTCCAGCGGGCCCTGAAGGACCTGGTGGCCTCTGTTGACGGCACCTACGCTAAGCAGTACGAGGAGTTCTTCATCGGCCTGGAGGGGAGCTTTGGATCCAAGCATGTCTCCCCCCGAACGCTCACCTCCCGACTGCTGGGCAGCATGGTTTGTGTGGAGGGCATCATTACAAAGTGTGAGtatattgtctttatttattcgTGTAATCTTTAAGTGTTACAAAGTCTGTATCAAAGTGTGTGGAATGCCAATGCCTCCTGTTTGCTTCGTCCCTGTAGGTTCCCTCGTCCGTCCCAAAGTAGTGCGCAGCGTTCACTACTGTCCAGCCACTAAGAAGACGATGGAGAGGAAGTACACGGACCTGACCTCCCTGGATGCCTTCCCCTCCAGTGCCATTTACCCCACCAAGGTAAATGCGCCTCATTCTCTGTAGACTTGGGTGTGACTGCTGTCTTTATACTTACGCATTTATCTTGTGTCCTGTTTGACTCGAAATAGGACGAAGAGAACAATCCTCTGGAGACGGAGTTTGGGCTGTCCATCTACAAGGACCACCAAACCATCACAGTGCAGGAGATGCCTGAGAAAGCTCCTGCTGGCCAACTTCCGCGCTCTGTGGACATCATTTTGGACAACGACCTGGTGGATGCAGTCAAACCAGGAGACCGGGTGCAGGTGGTTGGGACGTACCGCTGTCTGCCTGGCAAGAAGGGAGGATTCACCTCTGGCACGTTCAGGTCAGCTGGAATAAAATGCTAACTGGGGTTTAACGGGTTTACCTCACTTGCCTACCATTTGTCTTCTAACTaaagatggaccgatccgatattacgtgtCGGTCCAATACTGACCTAAgtgactggatcggatatcggagagaaataaaaaatgtaatccgatccattaaatatcaaacaagcacctcacaaaacttgcaacgcgccgtaactcggctcataaccgtagcacgtcgcagcagtatgcatcatgtgatagagcggctgtggcgtgcgagacctgtcggtggtctggttgagcatttggagcttcgctagcaacccggcatttcatctccgagcaagtgatcccagagagaagaaagcaagtgtgtaagtccatctctgaatgtttgtaaagcattcgcatgttaagcttaacaagcgatatggagcgactgcctctctccctctcctgctgctacttcaatcatgaaactgatcaatgatcagctgatcgtctctcttgtttgtttttgacccACTTtacaccagaaagaggaaaccagcggctgaacaacagcagcacgtttaagcttgatcagctgttgttagaatgtatttaatattactttctactccaggatctttttctacgtagctgacggctggtaactgtgcaggggcggatctagcaaagtttagccaggggggccgatagggcattaactgggaaaagggggcacaaagacatacttttctttcttattctcatttaaaatgtcgagcttttaataattatctgaatcttacacccaaagttttaatctgatgtaaaatgtataaagtccattattgtatatagtaactattaagtctaatatactctagtaagctatagtactttttcctttgggaaccatctgtgcagttctgttgaagaaagatgttgaatctatttaattattcttgaaaaataatttaattctgtgcattttttttttttttcacactgcgtcaaattaaagttgattacatcgattaagcatcatgaggtggagcgtgaggggtggttcccttttttcttttttgctgggagtttgcagcCCTATTAGtcaggttgcttaatatttctgctaagtactctttaaaacacCAGAGTAGGAGGATGTTGCAGGTTTGAGTTTATcagattgatcagtgttgctgaactatgaaatgttttgggtgcagtgtattttttgcatacaggtataacagaatagctttagtgttttgtttttttaaacttgagtatgaacttatacaaaatgcagcaagatattaaaaaaacagttttattgattaaaaacacactatatcggattcatatcggtatcggcagatatccaaatttatgatatcggacataaaaaagtggtatcgtgccatctctgcTTCTAACCCCTCCCTTCTCTTTAACTCAAAGGACCATCATGATCGCCTGCCacatcaaacaaatgaccaaggAGGTGTCGCCGTGCTTTACTGCTGACGACGTGGCCAAAATCAGGAACTTCAGTCAGACTCGTTCCAAAGTGAGTCATCTCGCTGCCTTCTCACACGTGGAGGCGTAATCCTAAATGTGAAACTAAACCCTTTAAATCTTCGTCCTTTGTAGGATGTGTTCGATCAGCTCGCTCGTTCCTTGGCTCCCAGTATCCACGGCCACGAGTACATCAAGAAGGCCATCCTCTGCATGTTGCTGGGAGGCGTGGAGAAGGTCCTCGAGAACGGCTCGCGAATCAGAGGAGACATCAACATCCTGCTCATCGGTATGAGGGCGTCGTCCTAGCTCTTGGAGTTGTAGCTCTCGAGTGTGGAAGAGTGAGAGCGTTGCTTTAAGTCAGGACTCACTTTCATGGTGACTCAGATTGTTCTAAATTTCTGGCTACAAGCTTTACATTCATGGACACAAGGCAGAGGTAAACCTCACGAATGCAGCACTGaacaataaaatgtgtttgtgccataAATCAGTATCTGTGAGAGAGACACCAGTGAAAAGGGACCTACACTTGTTCCTTGTGCTGCACCACAGGGAACGGCTACCTGAACGACTGTGCTGACAAGCTCAAGGACTCACACGTGGACATGATGGTGGTTCAGTTCTGATGGGGGGGGTTAATGGTGTGTTCGTGTTTCCCAGGCGACCCATCGGTGGCCAAATCCCAGCTCCTGCGTTACGTTCTCCACACAGCACCCCGAGCTATACCCACGACTGGACGAGGTTCATCTGGTGTGGGTCTGACCGCCGCCGTCACCACGGACCAGGAGACGGGTAACGAATGTCCCCCGAATTTGTTTAGCCTAAACAAGTGAAGGACCTCTGTGTGACTGCAGCCAGCATGGCTACGCTGCAGCGAGCCTCCACCGTGTCAGGTCTCACTGTAGTCAGAAAGCGTTTGACATCTTTGCTTCGTGTCGCCTGTTGTAGCGACGATAGATGCGGCACGAGCTAACTGTTGGTCTCTGCTAGCATGAGCTAACATGAGACAGAAACGGGGAtcaattcatttaaaaacattaactGGTATTAAAGCCTCCCGCTGACCTGTGGGTCTGCTAACGCCGGCTGCTTGTTGATTTGAGTGGACTCAGTTGTCACTGATGTATTTGAAGGTTAGAATAAAGGTGTTAAAACACGTACGCCACGTGATCGGTCTGTTCAAACGTCGGCATTCAAGTGTTACACACCTGCTGTAAGTGCATTTCTTCCTGCTCAATACCAACATTTGTCCTCCGCCAGGCGAGCGTCGTCTAGAGGCTGGGGCCATGGTGCTGGCTGACCGCGGCGTGGTGTGCATCGACGAGTTCGACAAGATGTCCGACATGGACCGCACAGCCATCCACGAGGTGATGGAGCAGGGCCGCGTCACAATCGCCAAGGCCGGTATCCACGCCCGTCTCAATGCCCGCTGCTCCGTACTGGCTGCTGCCAACCCCGTCTACGGCCGAGTGCGTGACCACACCCACATCTGTCTCTGCCTGCTAGTTGATTTTGGACGAGACCTTTAAAGAAAACTCTGCTTGTCCCTTTCTGCAGTACGATCAGTATAAAACCCCCATGGACAACATCGGCCTCCAGGATTCGCTGCTGTCGCGTTTtgacctcctcttcatcatgctGGATCAGATGGACCCCGAGCAGGATCGCGAGATCTCGGACCACGTGCTCAGGATGCACCGCTACCGTGACCCCCGCGAACAGGAGGGAGCCGGTACGTCACTCGTAATAGGACGGCGAGATGAGACCGTTTTTGTCCgattattaaaacaacaaacgcgTTGTGTGTTTCAGCCATGGCTTTGGGCGGGACCGTAGACGTCCTGGCGACAGACGATCCAGACGCTGCGGTCGAGGAGCACGAGGAGCTGCAGATCTACGAGAAGCACAACAACCTGCTGCACGGAAGCAAGAGGAAGAGGTCTGAGAGCACAAGCGTGCCTTTGTCTCCTGTGTTGATAACGTGCGACTGCAACAGAATAGAAACGTTTGCTTTGTTTCAGGGATAAAATTGTGAGTAAGGAGTTCATGAGGAAGTACATCCACATCGCCAAGGCTGTGACTCCTGTGCTCACAGAGGAGGCGGCCAATCACATCGCAGAGGAGTACTCGAGGCTGAGGAGTCAGGAACAGCTGGGCGCCGATCTGGCCAGGGTGAGCGTGAGCCGACAAATCTCATGTGACGTAGTAAAACCTGATGGTTTCCCAGACTGAAATGTTCACGGGAGTCCTGAAGTTTGAGAAAGTGGAGGCAGCTTGTTTGCACATCTGAAATGTTCCGGGTTGCTTGAGAAGCTGCTGTTTGTGTTCTGGTTAAACCCACTGAGATGCAGATGTGCCCTGATGTGTCAGGACCCGAGTGCTAATCCTCATTCCTCTCCACAGACCTCTCCGGTGACGGCCCGGACTCTGGAGACTCTGATCCGTCTGTCCACGGCACACGCCAAGGCCCGCATGAGCAAAGCCGTGGAGCTGCAGGACTCGGAGGTCGCAGTGGAGCTCGTCCAGTTTGCCTACTTTAAAAAGGTCGGCGTTGTTTCTGCGTCCTG from Maylandia zebra isolate NMK-2024a linkage group LG15, Mzebra_GT3a, whole genome shotgun sequence includes the following:
- the mcm3 gene encoding DNA replication licensing factor MCM3, translating into MATDVGDDREMREAQRDYLDFLDDDQDQGIYQSKVRDMISENKARLIVNINDLRRRNEARAAKLMNNAFEELLAFQRALKDLVASVDGTYAKQYEEFFIGLEGSFGSKHVSPRTLTSRLLGSMVCVEGIITKCSLVRPKVVRSVHYCPATKKTMERKYTDLTSLDAFPSSAIYPTKDEENNPLETEFGLSIYKDHQTITVQEMPEKAPAGQLPRSVDIILDNDLVDAVKPGDRVQVVGTYRCLPGKKGGFTSGTFRTIMIACHIKQMTKEVSPCFTADDVAKIRNFSQTRSKDVFDQLARSLAPSIHGHEYIKKAILCMLLGGVEKVLENGSRIRGDINILLIGDPSVAKSQLLRYVLHTAPRAIPTTGRGSSGVGLTAAVTTDQETGERRLEAGAMVLADRGVVCIDEFDKMSDMDRTAIHEVMEQGRVTIAKAGIHARLNARCSVLAAANPVYGRYDQYKTPMDNIGLQDSLLSRFDLLFIMLDQMDPEQDREISDHVLRMHRYRDPREQEGAAMALGGTVDVLATDDPDAAVEEHEELQIYEKHNNLLHGSKRKRDKIVSKEFMRKYIHIAKAVTPVLTEEAANHIAEEYSRLRSQEQLGADLARTSPVTARTLETLIRLSTAHAKARMSKAVELQDSEVAVELVQFAYFKKVLEKEKKRSRQEHDSDSEEEEEMPTQRSQRAVRKRGRRGSQGSEPYSPYDFSEDQEVPEIQAGTPKPAKPREDEPMDASLQAGDAELSAERLKEFKSSLFAVFQSAHAQSVKMSALMDDINKERQNTFAEAEVRGALARMQDDNQVMVADDIIFLI